The sequence CATCCTGGGAGGCAGCCAGGGATGGGGCCGCTCAGGAAGTCCCAGACCCAGGCTGGGCATAAAGGAGGGTCCcgcaggctgggaggaggctcaCCTGGGCACCATGGAGACCCAGAGGGCCAGCCTGTGCCTGGGGCGCTGGTCACTGTGGCTTCTGCTGCTGGCACTCGTGGTGCCCTCGGCCAGCGCCCAGGCCCTCAGCTACAGGGAGGCCGTGCTTCGTGCTGTGGATCGCCTCAACGAGCAGTCCTCAGAAGCTAATCTCTACCGCCTCCTGGAGCTGGACCAGCCGCCCAAGGCCGTGAGTCGGGCAGGGGCTCAGGAGGGGCTAGGGGGCGGGGGCTGTCCCCCACCCGCCTCGgggctccctgtccctccccctgcTCAGGCTGTCCCTCCTGCCAGGAAGGCACTTGTCCCTCTAAGGGGGACCCCCTCTGCCAGGAAACCTTCCCAGAGCTGGGTGCCCTGCCCGCGTGAGAGCTTCCCGCCTTAGCCTCTgggctgtgggctcagggccCTGCACAGCCTGTGAGGCAGGAGCgggctctgtcccctcccctgtgcccccagcaccaagcccagggccaggctcccagcaggggctgcagaggctgctgtctaggtgggggcggggagggggtgacaGATCCGAGGGGGAAGCCTGAGCCCGAGTCCCATCTCCCCACTTTGATCCTTGACCAGGACGAGGACCCGGGCACCCCGAAACCTGTGAACTTCACGGTGAAGGAGACTGTGTGTCCCAGGCCGACCCGGCGGCCCCCGGAGCTGTGTGACTTCAAGGAGAACggggtgaggctgggggctgggggcgctgGCGGATGCTTCCCAAGGAGCTGAACAGGAGAGCCTGCTGGGGAAGATGTCCAGGCCCTGGGGTGAGGCTGGGAGCTCatggatggaggtgggggggtcCCATTTTGACCTTGAGTCTCCCCTTCCAGCGGGTGAAACAGTGTGTGGGGACAGTCACCCTGGATCAGATCAAGGACCCGCTCGACATCACCTGCAATGAGGTGAGTGGCCCCTTATTGGTGTCAAGTTGCTAATGGGTTGGTGTGGGGAACTCCTTGGGAGTGTTACCCGCTGCCCCATCCAGGGCGTGGAAAGGCCCTCCTACCCCGGCCCTTCCCTCACCTCGGCCCCAGGGCTCCAGGTCTGGCTCTGTCATCCTTAGGGCCGCGGTTCCCTCAATGGGGTCCCCCCTCGTATTTGTCAGAAAGGCACATTTCAGGCCCCACCCCGACCCTCTGAATCACACTCTTGGGTGGGGCCCAGCCTTGTCTCTTCTCCCAAGATCCCAGCGGGTTCTTCCTGTGCTGTCGGCTGAGAGGCAGTGACCGGACTAATGGACTTGCAGGCCCTGCTCCTGGCCAGCTTTGCGGGGCTGGGTTTGGGACCCTGGCAAGCCCCCAGCCATCTCTGGGCCTGAGTCCACTTATGTGTCTGTGGGGGATTCCACCACGTGCTCCAAAGGTCACAGCCAGAGGTGGACTGGGGCCCCAAGCCTCTTACTGTTTCCCCATTCAGGGATTTTTCTAGTCTGGAGGGAGGGTTCTTGTCTTGACCCTTGGCCAGACCCCACCCGAAACCTGTTTCTCTTGGTCACAGGTTCAAGGTGTCAGGGGAGGTGGCCTGTGCTATTGTAGGCGTAGGTTCTGCGTCTGTGTCGGACGAGGATGACGGTTGCGACGGCAGGCTTTCCCTCCCCCAATTTTCCCGGGGCCAGGTTTCCGTCCCCCAATTTTTCCGCCTCCACCTTTCCGGCCCGCACCATTCGGTCCACCAAGGTTCCCTGGTAGACGGTGAAGGATTTGCAGGCAACTCACCCAGAAGGCCTTTCGGCACATTAAAATCCCAGCAAGGAGACCTAAGCATCTGCTTTGCCCAGGCCCGCATCTGTCAAATAAATTCTTGTGAAACCAACTTCCTCCAGCCTTCAATTTCATTGTCTCCTGTCTTCCCACTTCCTGACCCTGAGTCCTTAACTCTGGGagaactcgtgtgtgtgtgtgtgtgtgtgtgtgtgtgtgtgtgtgtggtgctgtAACCACAGAGATGGGTGAGGCCACTGTTCCTTCTAGGATGGCTTGGAGGGAAGGCAGCAGGGAGTTTGAAAAGGGCTCTGGGGCGGCCCTGGGGCCCTTCCCATCACCAAGGTAAAACCCGAGTCTCTGGGGTTGTCAACACCAGCAAAGGGTGCCTGGGCCCCAAGTCGTCCGCTCATGACTGCCTCCTtctgcccctcttccttccttccttccttcccttcatctTCTTTTATTACAATTGTTCTTAGAAAGACATACgcttggagttctggttgtggctcagcagaatcaaacCCGTCTcctatgaggatgtggccttgctcagtgggttaaggatctggcatcgctgtgccAGTGGCAAAGGCCGGccgctatagctcccatttgacctctagcctgggaacttccatatgctacaagtgcggccctaaaaaggaaccaaaaaaaaagaagacatcatgCTCTTTATGAAAAGTTCATAAACAATCCTAGGACAGCTGAAGCCCTTTTGACCACGCGACTCTAAGCCCTACTCACCCCCATCACAAATAACCTCCGTTCATCAACTTGGTGTGTATCTgttctgatctctttttttggccatgcccacccggcgtggaagttcttggaccagggactgaacgtgtaccacagcagttacctgagctgctgcaatgacaacactgtggatccttcacctgctgtgccacaagagaactccctgctctgatctttctagatatttatatgcatttatgaACGTGAAGAAATACGGTGTCTTGTTTTATCTTGATTGACGCTTTCCATATGGAATCAAACTGCATGAGTTACTCTGCAATTTGCCCTTTCCCCTCAatattaaatgtgaaattttCCTACGCATAAAAGTTCTAGGTGAAATATTAAATGCATACCAATAAGGTGCACTCATCGGAAGTGTACAGCTTGCTGAGATTTTGCTGTATAAACACAGTTGTGTAACCAGCACTCAGGAACCTCCCTGCCCCTTTTCCGGTTGCAACCCCTTCCACATAACCATGACCCTGACTTTGAACTCCTTAGATTAGCAGTGCTAGATCTTGAAATTTACAGGTGATACAAGTAGAACCTAAATATTCCTTTTGGCCAGTTTCTCCATATAGCATGATATTTGTGAGCAGCATGTGTGTTATGGTATGGTTACACATGTTCACCTGAAAATCGTAGGTGGACTTCCCTAGGTTGTAGGGCAGTGGAAGCAAAGCcgacgggtatccatgaggatgcaggtttgatccttggcctccctcggtaggtcaagaattcagtgttgccagtgagctgtggtgtaggtcagagatgcggctcagatcccgcgttgctatggctgtggtgtaggccagtggcggtagctccaattccacccctggcctggaaacttccataggctgagggtgtggccctaaaagcaaaaaagaaaaaagaaaaagaaagaaagaaagaaaaggcagtacTATTATACTGTACTAATATAGCCCAATatagttgttattttatttatggtgGATAAgtaaacttcttcttctttttttgtttttgttcttaggGCTGCGCCgcccacatgtggaagttcccaggcaaggggtcagatcagagctacagcggctggcctatgtcacagccatagcaacgtgggatccgaggcgatctgcagcctacacccacagctcacggcaatgcccgatcctggaccccctgagcgaggccaggaatggaacctgcatcctcagggaaacTAGCTGGATTTGGCTCCTCTGCGcccaaacgggaactcctaaaagtattctttttaaaggcgGCACACCTGCCCATGGGGTGGACGGAGCTGTCCCACTCCCGCAGGTCTGCGAGGTTTCCAGTTGCCCAGGTAGGCCCAAGCAAGACGCAGGAAGCATCTTGGTTCCTTCCTCCTCATGGCCTGAGGGAGTGTCCTGCGGGAGGCTCCTGAAaagtgggacagggtgggggACATGGATAATGGCCTGTGCCGGGCCAGGCTTCTCCGGGGGACCATGAAGAGGGGCTGTATAAAGTGGCTGCCTGCTGTCCCCCTTTACCCAGTGGAGACTGGGCCCCTGGCCCGCACCTTGAAGTTCTGTGCGGCGGGAATAGCTCCATGGAGGATAGGAGGGCCTCCTCTGCAGGTGTAAGACATCTTCCGTTTCCCAgggcgggagagggaggggcagctggggaaAATCTGGTTTACCTTCTCCGAGTAGGTCAGCAGGTTGGGTGGAGGGCGGGACCGGAAGCCAGGTCactcagccctggccctgctccttctCTTGACCACTTTGCTTTGATGCCTGGAAGCCCGGGGCTCTGGGACTGGCCTGAGGACGCGGGGCCACACACGGCTGAGGCTGTGCTTTGTCCGACTGGGGCCTTTTAAGTGCAGAGCGTGGTGGGAAAGGATGTCTGTCAGAACCAGACCGGTAGGGAAGCTGGAGGGGCACTGGGAAAGGcggagcccaggctgggggccaggtgGTGACAACACTCTTTCAGGCCTAGCCTCCGCAGGACCATTGCTCTCTGTGGGTTAGAAGGTGCCATTGGGAGAGTGCCCAGGGCCTAGCCTGATCATCTCAGGGCACAGCCACTGTGGCTGCAGATCCTCCCACTCCTGACCCCATTCCTTACTCGTGCCTTAATACTCCCCAGGAGAGTGTGGGGATGGGGCATTTTTAGACTGAGAGAGCAGTCAAGAAAAGTGCAGGAGAGGAGACCAGGGAGCTGACCCTAGATCATAGGTAGTGTGGTGTTGACTATCAACTAGGAACTGGCGGGTCTGTAAGACTCTGGTTTGTGTTGGTACTATCATCCCTCCATTACACTTTAATTTAGGGCTTCCTAGGTGCCAGGCAGCACCTAGAGCTGGGGACAGAGTGCTGACTACACTCCTGGACCCTGGTTCCTGAGGCGGCCAACCTGGGGACCCAGAGCAGGTGTGAGACAGTGCCTGCCTCTCCTTCTCCTGAAGGACCCAACCCTCTTGAGCAACCCTGCCTGTAACACTGCCTGTGGGGCCCAGGAGAGGCCAGGACACTGTCAGGGCGATGGAGAAACCACTTCTTCACCTTGCACAGGCGCCCATCCTTCCCCACTGCCCAGCAATCCCCTGAGGCAAGAGCCAGGGCTGAGGCAAGTCCAGCCAGCATCCTGGGAGGCAGCCAGGGATGGGGCCGCTCAGGAAGTCCCAGACCCAGGCTGGGCATAAAGGAGGGTCCcgcaggctgggaggaggctcaCCTGGGCACCATGGAGACCCAGAGGGCCAGCCTGTGCCTGGGGCGCTGGTCACTGTGGCTTCTGCTGCTGGCACTCGTGGTGCCCTCGGCCAGCGCCCAGGCCCTCAGCTACAGGGAGGCCGTGCTTCGTGCTGTGGATCGCCTCAACGAGCAGTCCTCAGAAGCTAATCTCTACCGCCTCCTGGAGCTGGACCAGCCGCCCAAGGCCGTGAGTCGGGCAGGGGCTCAGGAGGGGCTAGGGGGCGGGGGCTGTCCCCCACCCGCCTCGgggctccctgtccctccccctgcTCAGGCTGTACCTCCTGCCAGGAAGGCACTTG is a genomic window of Sus scrofa isolate TJ Tabasco breed Duroc chromosome 13, Sscrofa11.1, whole genome shotgun sequence containing:
- the NPG1 gene encoding protegrin-1 precursor (The RefSeq protein has 3 substitutions compared to this genomic sequence) translates to METQRASLCLGRWSLWLLLLALVVPSASAQALSYREAVLRAVDRLNEQSSEANLYRLLELDQPPKADEDPGTPKPVSFTVKETVCPRPTRQPPELCDFKENGRVKQCVGTVTLDQIKDPLDITCNEVQGVRGGRLCYCRRRFCVCVGRG